One part of the Humulus lupulus chromosome 9, drHumLupu1.1, whole genome shotgun sequence genome encodes these proteins:
- the LOC133801765 gene encoding type II inositol polyphosphate 5-phosphatase 15-like → MSSFRVRTDIRAYVGDVDAVVVLCGFGRAIGNKGAVGLRMRVYDRIMCFVNCHFAAHLEAVNRRNADFDHIWIAIGPFCCN, encoded by the exons ATGTCATCCTTTAGGGTGAGAACTGATATTAGAGCTTATGTTGGAGATGTTGATGCAGTAGTAGTTCTGTGTGGCTTTGGGCGTGCCATTGGTAATAAG GGAGCTGTTGGTTTGAGGATGAGAGTGTATGATCGAATAATGTGCTTTGTTAACTGTCACTTCGCTGCACATCTAGAAGCGGTTAATCGTCGCAATGCAGACTTTGATCAT ATCTGGATTGCCATTGGTCCTTTCTGTTGCAACTAG